A single window of Desulfovibrio inopinatus DSM 10711 DNA harbors:
- the folP gene encoding dihydropteroate synthase produces the protein MNTNSNIPTVSWEIRGGRVLGPAPFLIAGIVNVTPDSFFDGGRLHDAKTALAYSITLLKQGADILDIGGESTRPGSDPVSMIEERRRVTPVVEGLYRLERPEGPVAISVDTYRASTAAAALDAGASIINDVSACRFDPALIDVIAQENPGYVLMHSSGRPKEMQINPQYDNVVDDVIAFFEERLGVLTRAGVREERIVLDPGIGFGKTLEHNLMLLGNVDRLMSLGRPVFMGLSNKSLFQHLLGLATADRGAATLAATVTLFMRGVGIHRVHDVAAARQGLVTAHAITAASEA, from the coding sequence ATGAACACTAATTCGAACATCCCGACTGTCTCATGGGAAATACGAGGGGGCAGGGTTCTCGGCCCTGCCCCTTTTTTGATTGCAGGCATAGTCAATGTGACGCCGGACTCCTTTTTTGATGGTGGACGGCTGCACGATGCGAAAACCGCCTTGGCCTACAGCATCACCCTGCTGAAGCAGGGGGCCGACATTCTTGATATCGGCGGAGAGTCTACGCGTCCCGGCTCCGATCCTGTGAGTATGATAGAAGAGCGTCGCCGTGTGACACCAGTCGTTGAGGGATTGTATCGGTTGGAGCGCCCTGAAGGACCTGTTGCCATTTCTGTAGATACGTATCGTGCGAGTACAGCTGCTGCTGCTTTGGATGCCGGTGCGAGTATTATTAATGATGTTTCTGCATGTCGATTTGATCCGGCTCTTATCGATGTCATTGCTCAGGAAAATCCCGGATACGTTTTGATGCATTCCTCAGGACGCCCAAAGGAGATGCAGATCAATCCACAATACGATAACGTGGTTGATGACGTCATAGCATTTTTCGAAGAGCGTCTCGGCGTGCTGACACGCGCAGGAGTACGCGAAGAGCGAATTGTACTTGATCCTGGTATTGGTTTTGGTAAGACGCTTGAACACAATTTGATGTTGCTTGGAAACGTGGATCGTCTCATGAGTTTGGGACGACCTGTTTTTATGGGGTTATCCAACAAGTCGCTCTTTCAACATTTGTTGGGCTTGGCCACGGCGGACCGAGGCGCGGCAACGCTCGCAGCAACGGTTACGTTATTTATGCGCGGAGTCGGTATTCACCGGGTTCACGATGTTGCGGCTGCTCGTCAAGGATTGGTCACGGCGCATGCGATCACGGCAGCATCTGAGGCGTGA
- the ftsH gene encoding ATP-dependent zinc metalloprotease FtsH translates to MNSFAKNLMLWAAISLLMVVLFNLFNQPQQGQRKLSYSDFIEKVDSGKITAVKMHGQRINGVTSDDESFVTYAPEDPTLVSKLIKNKVQVMAEPAEESPWYMTILVSWFPMLLLIGVWIFFMRQMQNGSGKALSFGRSRARMISQDTTRVTFADVAGVDEAKEELSEIVEFLSEPKKFTRLGGRIPKGVLLVGSPGTGKTLLARAVAGEAGVPFFSISGSDFVEMFVGVGAARVRDLFVQGKKNAPCLIFIDEIDAVGRQRGAGLGGGHDEREQTLNQLLVEMDGFESNEGVILIAATNRPDVLDPALLRPGRFDRQVVVPTPDLRGRKKILEVHTRKTPLAGEVDLEVLARGTPGFSGADLENLVNEAALAAAKLGRDAVVMLDFETAKDKVLMGKERRSVILSEEEKTTTAYHEGGHALVAMLLPGTDPVHKVSIIPRGRALGVTQQLPVDERHNYSKSFLLNNLQVLLGGRVAEEMILNQLTTGASNDIERATNLARSMVCKWGMSDKLGPLSYGEKDDEIFLGRELVHHKNFSEQTAMEIDAEVRLIVETSHKEARKLLEDHRDELEKVAAALLERETISGDDITRIMKGEPLPEPELSTQSPAEQSPTGSQAQEEFKLESDDDTEASDETSGGDTNGNADTEQHEQGTSESSASADEASKSRYGNVGQPRKDGGNSGDDEH, encoded by the coding sequence TTGAATAGCTTCGCCAAGAACCTGATGCTGTGGGCGGCCATTTCCCTGCTCATGGTCGTTCTTTTCAATCTTTTCAACCAGCCTCAGCAGGGGCAACGCAAGCTTTCGTATTCTGATTTTATCGAAAAGGTTGACAGCGGCAAAATTACGGCTGTGAAAATGCACGGCCAGCGTATCAATGGTGTGACAAGCGACGATGAGAGCTTTGTCACATATGCGCCGGAAGATCCTACGCTTGTCTCCAAGCTCATCAAAAACAAAGTGCAGGTTATGGCCGAGCCGGCGGAGGAATCACCGTGGTACATGACAATCCTTGTATCATGGTTTCCGATGCTCCTGCTTATTGGGGTTTGGATTTTCTTCATGCGCCAGATGCAGAACGGATCAGGCAAAGCCTTGTCGTTTGGCCGATCTCGGGCGCGCATGATTTCACAGGATACAACGCGTGTCACCTTTGCAGACGTGGCAGGGGTGGATGAAGCCAAAGAAGAACTCTCGGAAATTGTCGAGTTCTTGAGTGAACCCAAGAAGTTTACCCGGCTTGGCGGTCGCATTCCGAAAGGGGTGTTGCTCGTCGGGTCGCCCGGTACAGGGAAAACACTCTTGGCCCGCGCTGTTGCCGGGGAAGCTGGCGTTCCCTTCTTCTCCATTTCCGGTTCGGATTTCGTGGAAATGTTTGTTGGTGTTGGTGCGGCCCGTGTGCGCGACTTGTTTGTTCAGGGCAAAAAAAATGCACCGTGCCTTATCTTTATCGATGAAATCGATGCAGTTGGTCGGCAGCGTGGAGCTGGGCTGGGAGGCGGACACGATGAACGCGAACAGACTTTGAACCAATTGCTTGTCGAGATGGACGGTTTTGAATCCAACGAAGGCGTCATTCTCATTGCCGCCACCAACCGTCCGGATGTTCTTGACCCGGCTCTTTTACGTCCCGGTCGTTTTGACCGTCAGGTCGTTGTACCAACGCCGGACTTGCGCGGCCGTAAGAAGATTCTTGAAGTCCACACGCGGAAAACACCGTTGGCCGGGGAAGTAGATTTGGAAGTCCTCGCTCGGGGAACTCCCGGTTTTTCTGGAGCCGACCTTGAGAACCTTGTCAACGAAGCCGCGCTGGCTGCTGCCAAACTTGGTCGTGACGCTGTGGTCATGCTGGATTTCGAGACGGCAAAAGACAAAGTTTTGATGGGCAAGGAACGCCGTAGCGTTATTTTGAGTGAAGAAGAAAAAACGACGACGGCCTACCATGAAGGCGGCCATGCGTTAGTGGCGATGTTGCTTCCCGGAACCGATCCTGTTCACAAGGTTTCTATCATTCCGCGTGGTCGCGCGTTGGGTGTAACGCAGCAACTGCCCGTGGATGAACGACATAATTACAGCAAGAGCTTTCTGCTCAACAACCTTCAGGTCTTGCTGGGGGGGCGCGTCGCAGAAGAGATGATTCTCAATCAATTGACCACCGGCGCTTCCAACGACATTGAGCGTGCTACCAACTTGGCACGTAGCATGGTCTGCAAGTGGGGGATGAGTGACAAGCTCGGTCCTCTTTCATACGGCGAGAAAGACGATGAGATTTTTCTTGGCCGTGAGTTGGTTCACCACAAGAATTTCAGTGAACAGACCGCCATGGAAATCGACGCCGAAGTTCGTCTGATTGTTGAAACTTCTCATAAGGAGGCTCGTAAGCTCCTCGAAGATCACCGCGATGAACTTGAAAAAGTGGCAGCCGCGTTGCTTGAACGCGAAACCATCTCCGGTGACGATATTACACGTATTATGAAAGGCGAGCCGCTGCCCGAACCGGAATTGTCCACCCAAAGTCCTGCAGAACAGAGTCCAACGGGTTCCCAGGCGCAAGAAGAGTTTAAGCTGGAATCTGATGATGACACGGAAGCCAGCGATGAAACGAGCGGTGGGGACACGAACGGAAATGCCGACACAGAACAGCACGAGCAGGGCACATCCGAATCGTCTGCATCGGCGGACGAAGCGTCTAAAAGTCGGTATGGCAATGTCGGACAACCGCGAAAAGATGGCGGGAATTCGGGAGATGATGAACACTAA